DNA from Streptomyces sp. NBC_00536:
GCAATCGGAGCTCAAGGCCCTGAGGAGCGCAGCCGGCTGGCTGGCCAACCTCTCCCACGCGGGGACGCACGTGGCCGTGTCGGCGGTCGCCCTCGGCGCGGGCGTGATCCTGCTCGACGTTCCGCTCCAGGCGCCGGTGGCCGCCGGTGTGCTCGCCTGGGTGGGCATCTCCCACGGCTTCATTGACCGGCGCTGGCCCATCCAGTGGTGGATGGACAACACCGGCAGCGCAGACTTCGCGCAGCGCGGCGGCGCCGCCTTCGTGGACCAGACCGCCCACGTCACCGCCCTGCTGATCGCCGCCCTGGCGGCGGCTGCATGACCCCCTGGCCGCGCAGGCGCCGGTACTCGGCAACGAGCTCGGCCGTCTCAGCCCCGAGGAATCCGTCGACCTCTTCGAGTGCCGCGTTCGGCAGCGGGTCGTCCTCGGCGCACCCGAGGACCGGCCGCCCCGCCAGGTGTCCACACAGCGCGTCGAGCCGGTCCAGGAGAGCCGCGTCCCGGGCCTGCCCCTCGCTCAGGGACCGCCACCACTCGAACCGCCCCTGGACATCGTTGGGACGCGGGGGAAGAGCGCGGCGCAGCGCGTCGGCGCGGTCGGCGAGGGCGTTCCACACGGGCAAGCGCAGCTCGGCGGCGAGGCCGGCTGTCGGACCGGCCGCGCGGACCGTTGCAGTGTCCAGAGCCATGCCGCAACTGTGGCACCGGGCTCTGACAACGCAGGAGCGCCCCGGGCGGCCAGGTAGGCCGTCCGGGGCGCCGGGTCGCTCGGATGGGTCAGCGGCTCTTCGGGGCCGGAGCGGGGGGCCGGGGCGCAGCCGGGGCGGGGGGCGCCTTCGGCGGGGAGAGTTCCTTCCGGGGCGGCGCCTTCGGCCCCGTCGGCTGCTTCCCGCCGCCGGATCCCTGGACCCCGCTGTTCTTCTGCCCGGCCGGGGCCGTCTCGGTGGCGCCCCCACGGGGCACCGTCAGGCCGTGGAGGACGCACGGCCGGGGTCCGGCCGCCACGATGTCCAGGCCGCTGGTGCGGGACGCCCGGCAGGCCGGGAGGTCATCGTCATCGGCGAGGAGAACCACCACCAGGAGCACGATGAACACCACCAGTGTGGCGGCTATACCGGCCGCCAGACGGCCGGGCACGGGACGGGAGGTGTACACGGGGGCCTTTCACGGGGCGGGCGAGAACGGGCGGGGAGAGGCGCGCCTACATGAGCGGCTGCGCATCGGGGTCATCGCTGTACCGGCTGTCCCCGGGGTAGAACCCCCACTTGTCCGGGATGAGGATCTGCCACATCGGGACGTCGGCCCCCCCGAGCACACGGGCGTAGGGGCAGTCCGAGGTGTCCTCGGCCCGGCGCA
Protein-coding regions in this window:
- a CDS encoding DUF3307 domain-containing protein → MFATLFILLYVAHLVSDYVLQTDRQSELKALRSAAGWLANLSHAGTHVAVSAVALGAGVILLDVPLQAPVAAGVLAWVGISHGFIDRRWPIQWWMDNTGSADFAQRGGAAFVDQTAHVTALLIAALAAAA